In Leptolyngbya sp. CCY15150, a single window of DNA contains:
- a CDS encoding tellurite resistance TerB family protein produces MGLFDQVLGTRQSTSISFNPAEAFAAIALIAIASDGHFSGEEVDLINTSLRRMQLFKSYPTDVLQRMYDKLFGILRRDGIPVLLASAKASLPFELRESAFAIATDLILSDGTVTPEEESFLNDLCHALDINSAIAMKIVEVMLIKNRG; encoded by the coding sequence ATGGGCTTATTTGATCAGGTTTTGGGAACCCGGCAATCCACATCAATCAGCTTCAACCCCGCCGAGGCGTTTGCCGCGATTGCGCTGATTGCGATCGCCTCAGATGGTCACTTTTCTGGGGAAGAAGTTGATCTGATCAATACCAGTTTGAGACGAATGCAGTTATTCAAAAGCTATCCTACTGATGTCCTGCAACGGATGTATGACAAGCTTTTTGGTATCCTGCGTCGAGATGGTATCCCCGTTTTGTTAGCGTCGGCTAAAGCGTCGTTGCCCTTCGAGTTACGAGAATCTGCTTTTGCGATCGCCACAGATTTAATCTTGTCCGATGGCACCGTTACCCCAGAAGAAGAGTCGTTTTTGAATGATCTATGCCATGCGTTAGATATCAATTCGGCGATCGCCATGAAAATCGTTGAAGTCATGCTAATCAAAAATCGGGGCTAG
- a CDS encoding LysR substrate-binding domain-containing protein — protein MNFEGLHDFELRQICYFMMLVEAENSFSEAASRVGIKQGAFSQRIKALEEKLSVGTIEVELFDRGTRPSTLTEAGRVFLKEAEFALTHLERAINQARRASQGEIGHLTVGVHNSVANSILPKVLRTFQSQYPDVELELREVTVHQEIALLKEHQLDLVFHRSPSPYENDSDLVFVPILQELFVVVLPETHALAKQKQVSLASLKKEPMILPSIDTLPFYKQVIRLCQKAGFEPKIIQTIKATGIVTLLSLVAAGIGVSILPSHVQVLHREGVVYRPLQDKMLGRHMTIVYRKADPSNVLQKFLDVTREVMELNPVTLN, from the coding sequence ATGAACTTTGAAGGTTTACATGACTTTGAATTGCGCCAAATTTGTTACTTTATGATGCTGGTTGAGGCAGAAAACAGCTTCAGTGAAGCGGCTTCACGTGTTGGCATTAAGCAAGGCGCGTTTAGTCAGCGGATTAAAGCTCTAGAAGAAAAGCTGAGTGTCGGTACAATAGAGGTCGAACTCTTCGATCGCGGTACAAGGCCCTCAACCCTAACAGAAGCAGGCAGAGTCTTCCTAAAAGAAGCTGAGTTTGCTCTTACTCACTTGGAACGGGCAATTAACCAAGCTCGCCGAGCCAGCCAGGGAGAAATTGGACATCTCACTGTTGGAGTACATAATTCTGTTGCCAACAGCATTCTGCCTAAGGTTTTGAGGACGTTTCAGAGTCAGTATCCAGATGTAGAACTAGAGTTGCGCGAAGTTACAGTTCACCAAGAAATTGCATTACTCAAAGAACACCAACTGGATTTGGTATTTCACCGATCGCCTAGTCCTTACGAAAATGACTCAGATCTAGTATTTGTCCCGATCTTGCAAGAGTTATTTGTAGTCGTCCTCCCCGAAACCCATGCCCTTGCCAAGCAAAAGCAAGTATCTTTAGCATCGCTAAAAAAAGAGCCAATGATTTTACCGTCTATTGATACATTGCCGTTTTATAAGCAAGTCATCAGACTTTGCCAGAAAGCTGGTTTTGAGCCGAAAATTATTCAAACTATTAAGGCTACTGGAATTGTGACATTACTTAGTTTAGTCGCGGCGGGAATTGGAGTATCAATTTTACCTAGTCATGTGCAAGTACTTCATCGTGAAGGAGTTGTTTATCGTCCACTTCAAGATAAAATGTTGGGCCGTCATATGACCATCGTTTACCGCAAAGCTGATCCATCTAATGTCTTACAAAAGTTTCTTGATGTGACTAGGGAGGTAATGGAACTGAATCCTGTGACTCTAAATTAA
- a CDS encoding GNAT family N-acetyltransferase, with product MQRRVLLVRGRDNQRVATLLVELAQKHLDDFEAHWRPVLEQAGAEDKFWDWVVKKRISLSSDNVESFAIDYAGMTQGLMAIETQWHRSQVNRRNRIVYVQAIASAPWNRGAIRRPPELRGVGTALLLFARQRSLDLGYEGRVGLHALPGAESFYDDQNMADYGPDPAQENLTYFEYGRFQR from the coding sequence GTGCAGCGAAGGGTATTACTGGTACGTGGGCGCGATAATCAGAGGGTTGCAACCCTGCTGGTTGAGCTGGCTCAGAAACACCTTGATGATTTTGAGGCTCATTGGCGTCCCGTGCTGGAGCAGGCCGGAGCGGAGGACAAATTTTGGGACTGGGTGGTTAAGAAGCGGATTTCGCTCTCGTCGGATAACGTTGAGAGTTTTGCCATTGACTATGCAGGCATGACCCAGGGGTTAATGGCGATTGAAACCCAGTGGCATCGCTCTCAGGTCAATCGCCGTAACCGGATTGTCTATGTCCAAGCGATCGCATCGGCCCCTTGGAATCGTGGAGCTATTCGGCGACCGCCCGAACTTCGGGGTGTGGGCACCGCCCTGCTCCTCTTTGCACGCCAACGTAGCTTGGACTTGGGTTATGAAGGGCGAGTCGGCTTACATGCCTTGCCTGGAGCCGAAAGCTTCTATGATGACCAAAATATGGCCGACTACGGCCCTGATCCAGCCCAGGAAAATTTGACATACTTTGAGTACGGTCGCTTTCAGAGGTGA